A genomic stretch from Falco cherrug isolate bFalChe1 chromosome 3, bFalChe1.pri, whole genome shotgun sequence includes:
- the PKIA gene encoding cAMP-dependent protein kinase inhibitor alpha, with protein sequence MTDVESTYADFIASGRTGRRNALHDILVSSPGGNSSELALKLSELDINKAEGEGDAQRNPSEQTGEAQGEAAKQES encoded by the exons ATGACTGATGTGGAATCTACATATGCAGACTTTATTGCTTCAGGAAGAACAGGTAGAAGAAATGCGTTACATGACATACTTGTGTCCTCTCCGGGTGGGAACTCTAGTGAACTAGCCTTAAAGTTATCAGAGCTTGATATAAACAAAGCAG aaggagaaggagatgcACAACGAAATCCAAGTGAGCAAACTGGGGAGGCCCAAGGGGAGGCAGCAAAGCAAGAAAGCTGA